AAAAACAATTTCCTTCGGAATTCCCAATTCCAACTGCAACGAACGATCGGAAGCCCTCAAGGCGGCGATCGCCATCGCCGCCGGGATTACCGCCCACGGTTCGCATAAGGCCAGAAAGGCGACGGCGATGCCGTCGAATCCCGCTCCCCCCGTAAAGCGTTCGTAAAAGGTATGCGTCGCGCCCGCCGTTTCCATCGCTCCCGCCAATCCCGCGCAGCCGCCGCCTATAAGCATGGCGTAGAGACGGACGCGCCCGCAGGCGATTCCTGCGTAGGACGAAGCGGCGGGATTGTTGCCCACGGCGCGCAGTTCAAAACCCGGCCATGTCCGCCGCAATCCCCAACTCAGCAGCAAAGCGATGACGAAGGAGATCGCGACGCCCCATGACGTCTGCGCTCCACCGCGAACGAGCAGCGTCGGCAGCTGCGCCGACGCCTGAATGAATTCCGTGCGGCTCGTCCCCGGCCCGGCGCTGAAGACGCCCGCCGTCAACTCGTTGACGGCGTGAAAGGCGATGAAATTAAGCATGATAGTGGAGATCACTTCGTGAACCCCCCGCCGCGTTTTCAACAAAGC
This portion of the Candidatus Omnitrophota bacterium genome encodes:
- a CDS encoding ABC transporter permease; the protein is MMKRIAPLILSLAATAAIVSLFLWICGYSPWTVFYTLATGAFNSWNGFLLTLTKTALLILTGLAVAVPYRAGLFNIGGEGQLYLGGLAAAILGTMPLAAMGPLHWIACLLIGSLCGALWGGLAALLKTRRGVHEVISTIMLNFIAFHAVNELTAGVFSAGPGTSRTEFIQASAQLPTLLVRGGAQTSWGVAISFVIALLLSWGLRRTWPGFELRAVGNNPAASSYAGIACGRVRLYAMLIGGGCAGLAGAMETAGATHTFYERFTGGAGFDGIAVAFLALCEPWAVIPAAMAIAALRASDRSLQLELGIPKEIVFMLEGILIISLAVFTRRRRYD